The Sesamum indicum cultivar Zhongzhi No. 13 linkage group LG6, S_indicum_v1.0, whole genome shotgun sequence genome has a segment encoding these proteins:
- the LOC105164325 gene encoding subtilisin-like protease SBT1.2, which translates to MPKMANFMSFITLICILSLSPRPAFAADTPEASSLRTYIVHVERPDGEELVPQSARSSNRMIFSYREVFIGFAARLSPDEVKDMEKKEGFVYARPDEMLSLHTTHSPSFLGLNQNTGFWKESNYGRGVIIGVLDTGIFPQHPSFSDVGMPRPPAKWKGRCERNTITCNNKIIGARYFVQSDDQNAGHGTHCAGTAAGNFVRGANIFGLANGTAAGIAPYAHLAIYKVCDVTCPTSSILAGIDAAVADGVDVLSISLSSAGNNFAQDLTAVGAFGAMEKGVFVSCSAGNRGPFSYTLSNPAPWVLTVGASTTDRKTRATAVLGDSQLFHGVSAFQPNNFPTTMLPLLYAGTLNPSDPMARFCSRSSLNSMDLRGKIVLCDIGGVTAVEKGQAIRSAGGAAMILVNDESYANTILADPHVLPATHVSHADGLRIKAYINSARAPVATIRFSGTLLGDNRAPVVAAFSSRGPNSLSPGILKPDILGPGVDILGPWNIALENNPNTNFRFNMVSGTSMACPHLSGVAALLKSAHPNWSPAAIKSAIMTTADVVNHAGGAIQDERFLPAGIFATGSGHVNPSRANDPGLVYDIQPQDYIPYLCGLNYTNSQVSSIVGRRVNCLEESHIPEAQLNYPSFALTFAPSSTTQVYTRTVTNVGDPISSYNVEIFPPSGIDVRVFPTTLNFTRVNQQMHYLVTFSRLTSTLNGVVVRGFLRWTSSKHSVRSPIAVILQ; encoded by the coding sequence ATGCCAAAGATGGCTAATTTCATGTCTTTTATCACCCTTATTTGCATTCTTTCTCTCAGTCCACGCCCTGCATTTGCAGCTGATACACCAGAAGCAAGCAGTTTACGAACATATATTGTTCATGTCGAGAGACCTGATGGAGAAGAACTTGTCCCCCAGTCCGCGAGAAGCAGCAATCGTATGATTTTCTCATATCGTGAGGTGTTTATAGGATTTGCTGCTAGATTATCACCAGACGAGGTGAAAGACATGGAAAAGAAGGAGGGATTCGTTTATGCAAGACCTGATGAAATGCTGTCCTTGCACACAACTCATTCTCCCAGTTTTTTGGGATTGAATCAGAACACAGGTTTTTGGAAGGAGTCCAATTACGGTAGAGGTGTGATTATTGGAGTCTTGGATACTGGAATATTTCCTCAACACCCGTCCTTTAGCGACGTTGGGATGCCGAGGCCACCGGCTAAATGGAAGGGGAGGTGCGAGAGGAATACCATAACATGCAACAATAAGATCATTGGAGCTAGGTACTTTGTACAGTCTGATGACCAAAATGCTGGCCATGGCACTCACTGTGCCGGAACTGCTGCAGGGAACTTTGTGAGAGGTGCAAACATTTTCGGCCTTGCTAACGGGACAGCAGCCGGCATTGCACCATATGCTCACCTAGCCATTTACAAAGTATGTGATGTAACATGTCCAACAAGCAGCATACTTGCTGGAATTGACGCTGCTGTGGCGGATGGTGTGGATGTGCTCTCCATTTCTCTTTCTTCAGCTGGAAATAATTTCGCCCAGGATCTTACAGCAGTAGGTGCCTTCGGTGCTATGGAGAAGGGCGTATTCGTTAGCTGCTCAGCGGGAAACCGCGGTCCATTTAGCTACACTCTATCCAACCCCGCACCTTGGGTCCTCACTGTTGGTGCAAGTACCACGGATAGAAAAACAAGAGCCACGGCAGTGCTTGGAGACTCCCAACTGTTCCATGGTGTATCTGCTTTTCAGCCAAACAATTTTCCCACAACAATGTTGCCTCTTTTGTATGCAGGAACGCTCAATCCTAGTGATCCAATGGCTCGATTCTGCAGCAGATCCTCATTGAACAGTATGGACCTTCGAGGGAAAATAGTATTGTGTGATATTGGCGGAGTAACAGCAGTTGAAAAAGGACAGGCAATAAGAAGTGCTGGTGGTGCCGCCATGATTCTGGTAAACGATGAATCTTATGCAAACACAATCTTGGCAGATCCCCATGTCCTTCCTGCAACACATGTTAGTCATGCAGATGGATTAAGGATTAAAGCTTACATAAACTCAGCGAGAGCACCAGTTGCCACAATTCGTTTTAGTGGTACTTTGTTAGGTGATAATCGTGCACCCGTTGTTGCTGCCTTCTCCTCTAGAGGACCAAACTCTCTAAGCCCTGGCATCCTCAAGCCCGACATTTTAGGCCCTGGAGTTGACATTCTTGGACCATGGAATATTGCTCTTGAAAATAATCCAAACACAAATTTCAGATTCAACATGGTTTCAGGTACCTCAATGGCATGTCCACACCTTAGTGGCGTGGCAGCACTACTCAAAAGTGCGCATCCTAACTGGTCTCCAGCTGCAATTAAGTCAGCAATCATGACCACTGCAGATGTCGTAAATCATGCAGGGGGCGCAATCCAGGACGAAAGGTTCCTTCCAGCCGGCATCTTTGCCACTGGGTCCGGCCATGTGAATCCATCCAGAGCAAATGATCCAGGACTAGTCTACGACATTCAACCCCAAGATTACATTCCTTATTTGTGTGGTTTAAACTACACAAACAGCCAAGTCAGCAGTATTGTAGGGCGCCGGGTGAATTGCTTAGAGGAGTCACACATACCAGAAGCCCAACTCAACTATCCTTCTTTCGCCCTCACTTTCGCGCCTTCATCGACTACTCAGGTGTATACCAGGACCGTAACAAACGTTGGCGATCCTATCTCATCTTACAATGTGGAAATTTTCCCACCATCAGGGATTGATGTTCGTGTCTTTCCCACTACACTCAACTTCACACGGGTAAACCAACAAATGCATTATCTGGTCACATTCAGCAGATTGACATCTACACTGAATGGCGTAGTTGTTCGAGGTTTCTTGAGATGGACTTCTTCCAAGCATTCTGTTAGGAGCCCTATTGCAGTTATACTGCAGTGA